One genomic region from Quercus robur chromosome 4, dhQueRobu3.1, whole genome shotgun sequence encodes:
- the LOC126722392 gene encoding uncharacterized protein LOC126722392 has protein sequence MSRSPAEDYSQALKRAKRHVPLILGFSDEDMAGTIQPHEDALVVTLRISGYDVRRVMVDQGSAVDVMYPDLYKGLGLKPEDLTTYNSPLVSFEGRLVTPMGLIRLPVQSGTDVVEVDFIVVDVFSPYTAIVGRPWLHTLKAVSSTLHQKVKYPFGDQVLEIVGSQAAVRQCLVGLYSIGQKQKPRLRPTMSYSS, from the coding sequence ATGTCCCGATCCCCAGCCGAGGATTACTCTCAAGCATTGAAGAGAGCCAAGAGGCATGTCCCcctgattttgggcttttcaGATGAGGATATGGCTGGGACCATACAGCCCCATGAGGATGCCTTGGTGGTAACATTGAGGATTAGTGGGTACGATGTCAGAAGAGTGATGGTTGATCAGGGAAGTGCTGTGGATGTGATGTATCCAGATTTGTACAAAGGGCTAGGTTTGAAACCAGAGGACTTAACAACCTATAATTCCCCTCTAGTAAGTTTTGAGGGAAGGTTGGTCACTCCCATGGGGCTAATCAGGTTGCCTGTGCAGTCAGGTacggatgtggtggaggtggactttatTGTCGTAGATGTTTTTTCTCCGTACACAGCTATTGtgggcagaccttggcttcacaCCCTTAAAGCGGTTTCGTCCACTCTACATCAGAAGGTGAAGTACCCATTCGGAGACCAAGTGCTGGAAATAGTAGGGAGTCAAGCGGCTGTTCGACAGTGCCTAGTAGGGCTATACAGCATCGGCCAGAAGCAGAAACCTCGGCTACGGCCGACAATGAGTTATAGCAGTTAA
- the LOC126722393 gene encoding uncharacterized protein LOC126722393 translates to MFNEIEGKNDPVAITTFKAGLPTDHDLRKSLTGKPLTSVCQLMDRIDKYRRVEEDQLQGKGKAKVIPQERRDFRSDRYNNSRPRRDFVGQSGSADAQVVNAVFRDPVQQVLEKIKNEPFFKWLNKMAGELRKRNPSLYCHYHQDHGHTTDNCRNLWDHLEQLVREGKLK, encoded by the coding sequence ATGTTTAACGAaatagaaggaaagaatgatCCTGTGGCTATAACCACTTTCAAAGCTGGTCTCCCAACTGATCATGATTTGAGGAAATCCTTGACGGGTAAACCTCTCACTAGTGTGTGCCAGCTGATGGACAGAATAGATAAGTACAGAAGGGTAGAGGAAGATCAACTTCAGGGGAAAGGAAAAGCCAAGgtgatccctcaggagaggagggatttcaggtcggaccgttaTAATAACAGCCGACCAAGGAGGGACTTTGTTGGGCAGTCGGGCTCGGCGGACGCCCAGGTTGTTAATGCAGTATTTCGGGATCCCGTTCagcaggttttggagaagataaagaacgagccattcttcaaatggcTGAACAAGATGGCGGGAGAGCTTAGGAAACGCAACCCGAGTTTGTATTGCCAttatcatcaggatcatgggcaCACGACAGACAACtgcaggaatttatgggaccacTTGGAACAGTTGGTCCGTGAAGGGAAATTAAAGTAA